Proteins co-encoded in one Ignavibacteria bacterium genomic window:
- a CDS encoding PIN domain-containing protein codes for MKPRVKQIYVDTSVIGGCFDQEFSKWSNRLFDTFRSGENQIVLSDVVLEEMEHAPEFVREILDTVPEQNKIIIALNEEAENLAKDYLKAKAVSPKYFNDALHIAVASLNNVDVLVSWNFKHIVNLARITIFNSVNMLNGLKTIEIRTPREIIGE; via the coding sequence ATGAAACCGCGTGTAAAGCAGATTTATGTTGATACCTCAGTGATTGGGGGATGTTTCGACCAGGAATTTTCCAAATGGTCTAACAGATTATTTGATACTTTCAGGTCCGGCGAAAACCAAATAGTACTTTCTGATGTTGTATTAGAGGAAATGGAACATGCACCAGAATTTGTGCGGGAAATATTGGACACTGTACCTGAACAGAACAAAATAATTATTGCTCTCAACGAGGAAGCAGAAAATTTAGCTAAAGATTATTTAAAGGCCAAGGCTGTATCTCCCAAATATTTTAATGATGCTTTACATATTGCCGTTGCTTCTCTGAACAATGTTGATGTACTGGTTAGTTGGAACTTCAAGCATATTGTTAATTTAGCGCGGATTACAATTTTCAATTCAGTTAATATGTTAAATGGTTTAAAAACAATAGAGATCCGGACACCGAGAGAAATTATTGGAGAATAA
- a CDS encoding tetratricopeptide repeat protein, translating to MKYKLCRLLLFLFLTVETTYGTSIDSLLSAASKQTGAIKAATLVQLSFQYKDVDPLLGTRQGFEAAALARKEKDPLTEGTAYTAIAVNFTNLGYYDSVVTYAMKARAIGEKYKIPVLIADSHNYIGLAFYFLGDGKQAIRFYEMALEFRKHDNNQDKLSKLYNNLAIAYSMEQDYQNSEKYTLLSLELKKKTRDYNSLARTYTNLASIYRKKKLYTLASSYLDTAYSLSVKYRYEGGTGIVYKSFARIYADQGQYSKAIEYTLKAAGIFEKLNDPRGKCETWIELAEYFRKDNQPGEAIKRLEEAVQLAKRFNFKVALTEAYIALFNIAKAQNDSETAIKYADMLIQQRDSLFTRSSYNNLLLKSIDYEIKLKDQEIRTLSEQQQLQELQNSRNFMIYLIIFIALGSLLITVLVIFYQKRASLRLVQDMINSVTDPFMLINASNSEILIRNKSKISDMFVKMKMGSILTPERLKRIKEEKNSFIEEVEFQSENGINYNFNLNFYPALSKGDEVEKIVLYAANITSLKNAEKTIKQYLQRLTRSEEELIKLNDSKDRLISILAHDLRNPFVLLINIADILIDEYYEMTEEEKFKLLKDSQRTAIATLQILENLLSWARTQSKSLTVIKEPLDLYNIVEGTILTVAPLAEVKSVTIENAVQKNLPPVRFDKFMLDTILRNLVANSIKYTPGNGTIKIHAGLSSDNKISVRVCDTGTGIPQDEIYRILNENSIKSKPGTDNEKGTGIGLIIIKNFLNINGSALQIESALGEGTCMMFDIYND from the coding sequence ATGAAATATAAATTATGCCGGCTTTTGTTGTTTCTGTTTTTAACGGTCGAAACAACTTATGGCACATCGATTGATTCACTCCTGTCTGCTGCATCCAAACAGACCGGTGCCATAAAAGCTGCAACTCTTGTACAACTCTCATTCCAGTATAAGGATGTCGATCCCCTCCTCGGAACCAGACAGGGATTTGAGGCCGCAGCACTTGCCCGAAAAGAAAAAGATCCACTGACTGAAGGAACTGCATATACTGCGATTGCGGTTAATTTTACCAATCTTGGTTATTACGATTCAGTGGTTACCTACGCAATGAAAGCAAGAGCCATTGGTGAGAAGTATAAAATCCCCGTCCTTATAGCCGATTCACACAACTACATCGGATTGGCTTTCTACTTTCTTGGAGATGGAAAGCAGGCGATCCGATTTTATGAGATGGCACTGGAATTTAGGAAACATGATAACAACCAGGACAAGCTCTCCAAACTCTATAACAATCTCGCAATAGCATACTCGATGGAGCAAGACTATCAGAACTCTGAGAAATATACCCTCCTCTCTCTCGAACTAAAGAAAAAAACAAGGGATTACAATTCTCTCGCGAGGACCTACACAAATCTTGCCTCAATTTACCGCAAGAAGAAACTTTATACTCTGGCTTCAAGTTATCTCGATACAGCATATTCATTAAGCGTCAAGTACAGGTACGAAGGTGGAACGGGAATTGTTTACAAAAGTTTCGCTCGGATTTATGCCGATCAAGGACAATACAGCAAAGCAATAGAATACACACTGAAGGCTGCGGGGATATTTGAAAAATTGAACGACCCGCGTGGAAAATGTGAGACATGGATTGAACTCGCGGAATACTTCAGGAAGGACAATCAGCCGGGTGAAGCAATCAAAAGACTGGAAGAAGCGGTGCAACTCGCAAAGCGATTTAACTTTAAAGTTGCTTTGACGGAGGCTTATATAGCACTTTTTAACATCGCCAAAGCACAGAATGATTCTGAAACGGCTATTAAATATGCAGATATGCTAATACAACAGAGAGACAGCCTCTTTACAAGATCTTCTTACAATAATCTGTTGTTAAAGAGTATAGACTACGAAATAAAATTAAAAGATCAGGAAATCAGGACACTTTCGGAGCAACAGCAACTTCAGGAGCTTCAAAACAGCCGCAATTTCATGATATACCTGATCATTTTTATAGCACTCGGTTCCTTACTTATAACTGTTCTTGTCATTTTCTATCAAAAAAGAGCCTCATTACGACTCGTTCAGGATATGATCAATTCTGTGACCGACCCCTTTATGCTTATAAACGCTTCGAACAGTGAAATCCTGATCAGAAATAAATCGAAGATAAGCGATATGTTCGTGAAAATGAAGATGGGTTCGATTCTCACTCCGGAACGACTGAAACGAATAAAGGAGGAAAAAAATTCATTTATTGAGGAAGTCGAATTTCAATCTGAAAACGGGATCAATTACAACTTCAATCTGAATTTTTACCCGGCCTTGAGCAAGGGAGATGAAGTGGAGAAAATAGTTCTTTATGCAGCTAACATCACTTCTCTTAAGAATGCAGAAAAAACGATCAAGCAGTACCTGCAAAGATTAACCCGGTCGGAGGAGGAACTGATTAAATTAAACGACAGTAAAGACCGTCTGATTTCAATACTCGCTCATGATTTGAGAAATCCGTTTGTTCTCTTGATCAATATCGCTGACATCCTCATCGACGAGTATTATGAGATGACAGAAGAAGAAAAATTCAAACTTCTGAAAGACTCACAACGAACAGCAATCGCCACTTTACAGATTTTAGAAAATCTTCTCAGTTGGGCAAGAACCCAAAGTAAATCATTAACCGTGATAAAAGAGCCGCTGGATCTCTATAATATTGTAGAGGGGACCATTCTTACAGTTGCTCCCCTTGCGGAAGTCAAATCAGTAACAATCGAGAATGCTGTCCAGAAAAATTTGCCACCCGTCAGGTTCGATAAATTCATGCTCGACACCATCCTTCGAAATCTGGTCGCCAATTCGATAAAATACACACCCGGAAACGGCACCATAAAAATTCATGCTGGTCTGTCGAGTGACAATAAAATTTCAGTAAGGGTTTGTGATACAGGTACAGGAATACCTCAGGATGAGATTTACAGGATCTTGAATGAGAATTCGATCAAGTCGAAACCCGGAACTGATAATGAAAAAGGAACCGGCATCGGATTGATTATCATAAAGAACTTTTTGAATATTAACGGATCTGCTTTACAAATAGAAAGTGCCCTCGGTGAGGGCACTTGCATGATGTTTGATATTTATAATGACTAA
- a CDS encoding ADP-ribosylglycohydrolase family protein, with protein sequence MFGAIAGDVVGSPYEGPGKRIKNKEFPLFTDESIYTDDSLLTLAIANALVEGSGYGTEMRKMGNKYKFPKGGYGGTFWQWLSSDTMGPYNSCGNGSAMRVSAIGWAFDNLDQTLKAARKTAEVTHNHPEGIKGAEAVAGAIFMARTGNSKESIKEFVESTFQYNLTRSIDEIRADYRYNEICQGTVPPAIRCFIDGSDFTDCIRNAVSLGGDSDTLAAIAGSIAEAYYSGVPKEIKEHIITLLPEELLRIIVNFGEKYKYWSSNG encoded by the coding sequence TTGTTTGGAGCAATTGCAGGGGATGTTGTTGGCTCACCGTATGAAGGGCCCGGAAAAAGAATAAAAAATAAAGAATTCCCTCTTTTTACCGACGAGTCAATATATACGGATGATTCTTTGCTCACCCTTGCCATTGCGAACGCACTTGTTGAGGGCTCCGGATATGGCACCGAAATGAGAAAAATGGGAAATAAGTACAAATTTCCTAAGGGTGGTTATGGAGGTACCTTCTGGCAGTGGTTGTCAAGTGATACAATGGGGCCATACAACAGTTGTGGAAACGGATCGGCGATGCGTGTCAGTGCTATTGGCTGGGCTTTTGACAACCTTGACCAGACTTTGAAAGCTGCCCGCAAGACAGCAGAGGTAACACATAATCATCCTGAAGGTATTAAGGGGGCTGAGGCAGTTGCAGGTGCGATATTTATGGCGAGAACCGGAAATTCAAAGGAAAGCATTAAAGAATTCGTTGAGAGTACTTTCCAATACAACCTCACTAGATCAATTGATGAAATTAGGGCAGATTACCGATATAATGAAATCTGCCAAGGTACTGTTCCTCCTGCCATTAGGTGTTTTATTGACGGTTCTGACTTTACAGATTGTATAAGAAATGCTGTTTCATTAGGTGGTGACAGTGATACCCTTGCAGCCATCGCCGGAAGTATTGCGGAAGCCTATTACTCCGGAGTCCCCAAAGAAATAAAAGAACACATTATTACTCTTCTTCCGGAGGAACTTCTCCGTATAATTGTCAACTTTGGCGAAAAGTACAAATATTGGAGTAGCAATGGATAA
- a CDS encoding MFS transporter → MSRKWERTLFILVVCQFFAMGGMSALIPFLPLFIRELGIATTNEIAIWSGIVFAGPFVTALIAQPMWGALGDKRGRKPMVVRALLGLSIAQVLIYFVPNVYWLLGMRLLQGTLSGYNVAAMSLITAIAPKERQGYSISLLQSASNGGVVIGPVIGGLLSEILGFRGVFLVVGLAIALLAVVVIMFVDKDSHAPDKEEEIRVRDNIRTMLNDRVLLGTASLILLTSLGISSLRPIFVLYIESFNLPTEYSLAFMAGSLYSILGIFSTISSAYFGKIVDTAVLRKVLGFASLGTGLMYVLHPFITNVYLLIPARTVLGLCYGVIVPVLFTKISTHASGKNKGGILALAMSSQTLGVIFGSILSGNLVNWFGVRYPFLIIGVFFLSIFAITPFLRND, encoded by the coding sequence ATGTCCCGAAAGTGGGAGAGAACCCTTTTTATCCTTGTGGTTTGCCAGTTTTTTGCAATGGGTGGAATGAGTGCTTTAATTCCCTTTCTTCCACTGTTCATAAGGGAGCTTGGGATAGCCACGACAAATGAAATTGCCATCTGGAGCGGGATTGTTTTTGCCGGCCCGTTCGTGACGGCCTTGATTGCCCAGCCGATGTGGGGTGCTTTGGGGGATAAACGGGGCAGAAAGCCGATGGTAGTGCGTGCTTTGCTCGGATTGTCGATTGCTCAGGTTTTAATTTATTTTGTACCGAATGTTTACTGGTTGCTTGGAATGAGACTTTTACAGGGAACATTAAGTGGATATAATGTCGCGGCGATGTCTTTAATCACAGCCATCGCACCAAAAGAACGACAGGGTTATTCCATCAGTTTGCTTCAATCGGCAAGCAACGGAGGGGTAGTGATTGGACCCGTGATCGGAGGCCTGCTTTCAGAAATTCTTGGTTTTAGAGGAGTGTTTCTGGTGGTGGGGCTTGCGATAGCTCTGCTGGCGGTTGTTGTGATAATGTTTGTTGATAAGGATTCACATGCTCCTGACAAGGAAGAAGAAATCAGGGTGAGAGACAATATCAGAACCATGCTGAATGACCGGGTTTTATTGGGCACAGCATCGCTCATACTGTTGACTTCACTGGGGATTTCCTCTCTCAGGCCCATATTTGTTTTGTATATCGAAAGTTTCAATTTACCAACTGAGTATTCTCTTGCTTTTATGGCAGGAAGTTTATATAGTATTCTTGGGATTTTTTCAACCATCAGTTCGGCTTATTTCGGAAAAATTGTCGATACAGCAGTTCTTAGAAAGGTCCTGGGATTTGCCTCACTGGGAACAGGCCTGATGTATGTTCTCCATCCGTTCATTACCAATGTATATCTTTTGATACCTGCACGGACAGTATTAGGCTTATGTTATGGGGTTATTGTGCCAGTTCTATTCACAAAAATATCGACACATGCGAGTGGAAAAAATAAAGGAGGCATACTCGCACTCGCGATGAGTTCGCAAACTTTGGGGGTGATTTTCGGCTCCATTCTATCGGGTAACCTGGTGAACTGGTTTGGAGTCCGCTACCCGTTTTTGATTATCGGTGTGTTTTTCCTCTCCATCTTTGCCATCACTCCCTTCCTCAGGAATGATTAA
- a CDS encoding DNA polymerase III subunit alpha has translation MLHVHSNYSLLQGAVSIDDLIGRAKSFGMKALALTDRNGMYGLIQFYKKATEAGIKPLLGAYIDDPGNEKEYVLLLAATREGYSNLCRIITARKLKGDFTLDGLVRSELPGIFLITPSIRLLQAAGNKATVFGELPVTPSTKKMSREVYEFCIANGYRYVPTSPVYFLDKEDHLLHKTVTAIRLRTTLGSIKPEETESKDYYFRSYEEVLREWKKIPGALQNINHIVDNCNLNLEMGKTKFPLFPTPNNEPSFSYLWKLAFKGLEMRYHTITETAINRLRYELEVINDLGFPDYFLVVWDIVREAKRRGMMLLGRGSAANSLVSYCLGFTEVDPIKYDLYFERFLNRGRMSPPDVDLDFSWRERDEIVKYVFEKYGYDKVAMISTTVTFRARSAFRETAKVFGIAESEISQYSKFIPWTDARNLANLSTMFPESKSLKFEGEPWKSIISIASRLASFPRHLSIHPGGIVITPTPITDFVALEFASNKGLGIIITQPDMYPVEDMGLIKIDLLSQRSLGVLRETMGKVL, from the coding sequence ATGTTACATGTACACAGCAATTACTCCCTGTTACAGGGAGCGGTATCGATAGACGACCTGATCGGGCGGGCAAAGAGCTTTGGAATGAAGGCTCTTGCTCTTACGGACAGGAACGGCATGTACGGACTGATTCAATTCTACAAAAAAGCCACGGAGGCCGGAATCAAGCCTCTATTGGGTGCTTATATTGATGATCCCGGGAATGAGAAGGAGTATGTACTTCTTCTTGCTGCCACAAGGGAGGGGTACTCAAATCTTTGCAGGATAATAACTGCCAGAAAGCTGAAGGGGGACTTCACACTTGATGGACTTGTCAGGAGTGAATTACCGGGAATTTTCCTCATTACCCCTTCGATCAGACTTCTTCAGGCAGCAGGGAACAAGGCAACCGTATTTGGTGAACTTCCCGTAACGCCATCCACTAAGAAAATGTCGAGGGAGGTGTATGAATTCTGCATAGCCAATGGTTACAGATATGTTCCCACTTCTCCCGTTTACTTTTTGGACAAAGAAGACCATCTTCTGCATAAAACCGTTACAGCAATAAGACTGCGAACAACTCTGGGGAGCATAAAACCGGAAGAAACAGAGTCCAAGGATTACTATTTCAGGAGCTATGAGGAAGTGTTGCGGGAGTGGAAAAAGATACCGGGCGCACTTCAGAATATAAACCACATCGTTGACAACTGCAACTTGAATCTCGAGATGGGAAAGACCAAATTTCCTCTTTTCCCCACACCAAACAATGAACCGTCGTTTTCATATTTATGGAAACTTGCCTTCAAAGGGCTGGAAATGAGATATCACACGATCACCGAAACCGCAATTAACCGCCTCCGTTATGAACTTGAAGTGATTAATGATCTCGGCTTTCCCGACTACTTTCTTGTGGTTTGGGATATCGTAAGGGAGGCAAAACGGCGGGGGATGATGCTGCTCGGGAGGGGATCGGCTGCTAACAGTCTTGTTTCATACTGCCTCGGCTTCACGGAAGTGGATCCGATAAAATATGACCTCTACTTCGAAAGATTTCTGAACAGGGGAAGAATGAGTCCCCCGGATGTTGATCTCGATTTTTCATGGCGGGAAAGGGACGAGATTGTTAAATATGTTTTTGAAAAGTACGGCTACGATAAAGTGGCTATGATCTCGACTACTGTTACATTCAGAGCGAGATCAGCTTTCAGAGAGACAGCTAAAGTTTTTGGAATTGCGGAGAGTGAAATATCGCAGTACAGCAAATTTATTCCGTGGACAGATGCAAGAAATCTTGCAAATCTCTCAACCATGTTTCCGGAATCGAAATCATTAAAGTTTGAAGGGGAGCCATGGAAAAGTATCATTTCAATCGCTTCACGGCTGGCATCATTTCCGCGACATCTCAGCATTCACCCCGGGGGAATTGTTATTACACCCACTCCCATCACCGATTTTGTTGCCCTCGAATTCGCAAGCAACAAGGGGTTGGGGATAATCATCACTCAGCCCGACATGTATCCCGTTGAGGATATGGGTCTGATCAAAATTGACCTCCTCAGTCAGCGCTCCCTCGGAGTACTAAGAGAAACCATGGGGAAAGTGCTGTAA
- a CDS encoding DUF4412 domain-containing protein, whose translation MFKIKFFLLVSFIISVSSLNAQIFEGKVTMTIYDAKSQELKDVEYYTNGKESAILAEEEGMKVSIMMKENKMLMVMHAQKLYMEIPLDGENKANDTSKNIQDAVVNTGETKMINGLNCTKYIIKSGDLENGIAWFTKDLGGFFLFKLDQGAESKGSVMGALGQFADLFPVLVLDIKDGKEVKMLETTKAEVMPVPASIFEVPKDYKSLLDQMMQQK comes from the coding sequence ATGTTCAAAATCAAATTTTTTCTGTTAGTTTCATTCATTATTTCAGTCTCTTCGCTCAATGCTCAGATTTTTGAGGGAAAAGTCACTATGACCATTTACGACGCAAAATCGCAGGAACTCAAGGATGTAGAGTATTACACGAATGGCAAGGAATCCGCGATACTGGCTGAAGAAGAAGGAATGAAAGTCTCCATCATGATGAAAGAGAATAAAATGCTGATGGTGATGCATGCTCAAAAATTATATATGGAAATACCTCTTGACGGCGAAAACAAAGCAAACGATACTTCCAAAAATATTCAGGACGCTGTTGTAAATACTGGTGAAACAAAAATGATCAACGGGTTGAATTGTACAAAATACATCATTAAATCCGGTGATCTTGAAAACGGTATCGCCTGGTTTACGAAAGACTTGGGCGGATTTTTCCTGTTCAAGCTGGATCAGGGAGCGGAGAGCAAAGGGAGCGTGATGGGAGCGTTGGGTCAGTTTGCCGATCTTTTCCCGGTACTCGTTTTGGATATAAAAGACGGTAAAGAAGTCAAGATGCTTGAAACTACAAAAGCCGAAGTGATGCCTGTACCGGCGAGTATTTTCGAAGTACCAAAAGATTATAAGTCACTCCTTGATCAAATGATGCAACAGAAATAG
- a CDS encoding inorganic pyrophosphatase: MGLLFKPHPWHGIPIGDNAPDKITVFIEIVPTDTVKYEIDKGTGYLKVDRPQRFSNVSPCMYGLIPQTFCAENVAAYCDEKTGRKGIIGDGDPLDICVLSEKTITMGGITLEAIPIGGLRMLDGDEADDKIIAVMKGDAIYGNMRDIHECPPSLIERLRHYFLTYKDIPGSSKARTEITHIYGREEAHEVIRRSQLDYESRFGGIEEMLTDILRG, from the coding sequence ATGGGTTTGTTGTTCAAACCCCACCCATGGCACGGGATTCCGATCGGTGATAATGCCCCTGACAAAATAACGGTATTTATAGAAATTGTTCCTACCGACACGGTTAAATATGAAATTGACAAGGGCACGGGGTACCTCAAAGTTGACCGTCCACAACGGTTTTCAAATGTTAGTCCGTGTATGTACGGGCTGATACCCCAGACCTTTTGTGCTGAAAATGTTGCCGCATATTGTGATGAAAAGACGGGAAGAAAAGGTATTATCGGTGACGGTGATCCTTTGGATATATGTGTTCTTTCTGAAAAAACCATAACGATGGGTGGAATCACACTTGAGGCGATTCCCATAGGCGGATTAAGGATGCTCGATGGTGATGAGGCTGATGACAAAATTATTGCCGTTATGAAAGGTGATGCCATATATGGAAATATGCGGGACATCCATGAATGTCCGCCTTCACTTATTGAGCGGTTAAGGCACTACTTCCTTACTTATAAAGACATTCCGGGGTCTTCGAAAGCCCGCACTGAGATTACTCATATTTACGGCAGGGAAGAGGCACATGAAGTAATCAGAAGAAGCCAGCTTGACTATGAAAGCAGATTTGGCGGCATAGAGGAGATGCTTACAGACATCCTTCGCGGTTAG
- a CDS encoding YchF/TatD family DNA exonuclease yields the protein MKNLTDTHAHLFYPDYADEIDQVIERALAAGVEYIIVPATDLASSAQVVQLTKKYEIIYGSVGVHPLDSKEWDKAWLPLLEQTVLANKEKIVAIGEIGLDYYYDYSPKQKQIEAFRDQLELAIKLDLPVIVHNRNSDDDMLEIIREFTPRGLRAQFHCFNAPLEHALEYVRMGHMISFTGNITFKKAEDLRLIAAKVHPEHLLLETDSPFMTPVPFRGKRNEPGHVQYVAEELAKLHHLTVDDIARITAYNAWRFFKIGKAPETSIAYQIGTALYVNVTNRCNADCVFCGRKDSPFLAGYNLGMDKNNEPGIQQYIHAIGAPMKYSEIVFCGYGEPTIRWDVVKVVAGFVKENGGKTRINTNGHGNVINHRDITPEMRGLIDTVSVSLNATDSKKYAELMRVDESMYAEMLDFTRKAKAFVPNVVLSVVGIPEVDIEKARSIAVDEIGVNFRERTYF from the coding sequence ATGAAAAATCTTACAGACACACACGCACACTTGTTTTATCCCGATTATGCTGATGAAATCGATCAGGTGATTGAGAGAGCCCTGGCAGCAGGGGTTGAGTATATTATTGTTCCTGCCACTGACCTTGCGAGTTCCGCTCAGGTCGTTCAACTGACAAAAAAATATGAAATTATATACGGCTCCGTGGGAGTACATCCCTTGGACAGCAAGGAATGGGACAAAGCCTGGTTGCCACTTCTCGAACAGACAGTATTGGCAAACAAAGAAAAAATAGTTGCCATTGGCGAGATTGGTCTCGACTATTATTACGATTACTCTCCAAAACAGAAACAAATAGAAGCATTCAGAGATCAACTGGAACTGGCGATTAAACTTGATCTTCCTGTGATTGTGCACAATCGTAATTCCGATGATGACATGCTGGAGATTATCAGAGAGTTTACTCCCAGGGGACTCAGAGCACAGTTTCATTGTTTTAATGCACCGCTCGAGCATGCTCTTGAGTATGTCAGAATGGGACACATGATCTCTTTTACAGGTAACATCACCTTTAAAAAAGCGGAGGACCTTCGACTGATAGCAGCAAAGGTTCATCCCGAACACCTTCTACTCGAGACTGATTCGCCGTTTATGACTCCCGTTCCTTTCAGAGGAAAGCGGAATGAACCTGGACATGTTCAGTATGTTGCAGAAGAACTGGCGAAACTTCACCATCTTACAGTTGACGACATTGCCCGGATTACAGCTTACAACGCATGGCGATTCTTCAAAATCGGGAAGGCTCCCGAAACTTCGATTGCTTATCAGATAGGCACGGCCTTATATGTAAATGTGACAAACCGTTGTAATGCCGATTGCGTTTTCTGTGGAAGGAAGGATTCTCCATTTCTGGCAGGATATAACCTCGGGATGGATAAAAACAACGAACCGGGTATTCAGCAATACATACACGCCATCGGTGCTCCGATGAAATATTCCGAGATAGTTTTTTGCGGATATGGTGAACCTACTATCAGATGGGATGTGGTGAAAGTTGTTGCGGGATTTGTGAAGGAGAACGGGGGAAAGACCCGCATTAACACCAACGGGCATGGAAATGTGATAAATCACAGAGATATCACCCCTGAAATGAGAGGCCTTATAGATACCGTTTCAGTCAGTCTGAATGCCACTGATTCCAAAAAGTACGCTGAATTGATGCGGGTGGATGAAAGTATGTATGCTGAAATGCTGGATTTTACGAGAAAAGCTAAAGCATTCGTACCGAATGTAGTTTTATCAGTTGTAGGAATTCCAGAGGTGGATATAGAAAAAGCCCGCTCGATAGCAGTTGACGAGATTGGTGTCAACTTCAGGGAACGGACTTATTTTTAA
- the dinB gene encoding DNA polymerase IV, whose translation MAVIFHLDLDTFFVSVERILDPSLVGKPVIVGGQPGGRGVVAACSYETRKFGVRSGMPAGKAYKLCPQAIFVRGSHGEYSRYSNMVKDILVKYPPVLQQASVDEFYMDFTGCEKIYGNFMLLAERILDEIYEKIGLPGSIGIGSNKTIAKICSDFNKPRGITFIPNGTEKEFLAPLPAEVMPGVGKVFIRELHSRGIYTLGDIARMPAEYFASVFGKGGLDIWEKANGKGTEFLAESWERKSISSEQTFRSDISSPAEIEAIMFRLVAKICQQIRDEESMATNIHIKLRYADFSTITRAKQVLPTMDDKFVYETAVDLFRKAYTRRVGVRLIGVGMSGFVEYHQQQSLFETTEEKREKMMEAINKIRSKFGFESIEMGKN comes from the coding sequence ATGGCGGTAATATTTCATCTTGACCTTGATACTTTTTTTGTTTCGGTAGAGCGGATACTCGATCCCTCCCTGGTGGGGAAACCTGTGATAGTTGGCGGACAACCGGGTGGAAGGGGGGTTGTTGCCGCCTGCTCATATGAGACCAGGAAATTTGGGGTGAGATCGGGAATGCCTGCAGGAAAGGCGTATAAACTTTGTCCACAAGCCATATTTGTCAGAGGGAGTCATGGTGAGTACAGCAGATATTCCAATATGGTGAAGGATATTCTTGTGAAGTATCCCCCTGTTTTACAGCAGGCTTCCGTGGATGAGTTTTACATGGATTTCACAGGCTGTGAGAAGATATACGGAAATTTCATGCTGCTCGCCGAGAGGATACTGGATGAGATCTATGAGAAAATCGGACTTCCCGGTTCAATAGGAATAGGAAGCAACAAGACGATCGCAAAAATATGTTCAGATTTCAACAAACCACGGGGAATCACTTTTATACCGAATGGCACGGAAAAAGAATTTTTGGCACCACTTCCCGCTGAGGTGATGCCGGGAGTGGGGAAGGTTTTTATTCGTGAACTCCATTCCCGGGGTATTTATACTCTGGGTGACATTGCCCGAATGCCCGCCGAGTATTTTGCATCGGTTTTTGGGAAAGGAGGATTGGATATTTGGGAGAAAGCGAACGGAAAGGGGACGGAATTTCTTGCGGAATCCTGGGAGAGGAAAAGCATTTCGAGTGAACAGACATTTCGTTCCGACATTTCCTCACCCGCAGAAATTGAAGCCATTATGTTCAGACTTGTAGCCAAAATTTGTCAGCAGATCAGAGATGAAGAAAGTATGGCTACAAACATCCATATCAAACTGAGATATGCCGATTTCTCCACCATCACGAGGGCAAAACAGGTGTTGCCAACAATGGATGACAAGTTCGTATATGAAACCGCAGTGGATCTTTTCAGAAAAGCATACACCCGCCGGGTTGGTGTGCGTCTTATCGGTGTCGGAATGAGCGGTTTTGTCGAGTATCATCAACAACAATCACTGTTCGAAACCACCGAAGAAAAACGGGAAAAAATGATGGAAGCCATCAATAAAATAAGGTCAAAGTTCGGATTTGAGTCGATTGAGATGGGGAAGAATTAA